One window of the Actinomyces procaprae genome contains the following:
- a CDS encoding tetratricopeptide repeat protein, with protein sequence MTTISRYTPSTMPGEQLERLFVARERILDRLVERVEALGTTPSPHHTLLVGPRGAGKTHLIALVAHRARRLIAGGQLMRIAWLPEDPWTIVSYGRLLAAILNAVGEEPDSPPSEDQLDAQLRASLRTNGPVLLLMENVDQILNAIGDLGQQRLRNLFQTEPGILLIGSTTTLDRVLADEAFPFFDFFDTIRLEPFSAREAQDMLRALAHEGEDSALEERLEDADAVARIHTIAHLAGGQPRLWALLGSVLTVEQVDNITDLLLSRFDDLTPYYQERLARLSPQQRLVVAELAAADRPLPVKAIAERVGADQRSVAKSVNDLADQGWLAAVSTPFAHLLDRRRTYYELAEPLARLAFQIKESRGEPLKLIIEFLVNWFDAEELHASGRNEYARAALEMIDQDETLSLVRGLTSLPAVRRPSLALMGRVEDALAALAGGDAEPVMSLPSTLRQAIELRYGDDEGITGMRLLLLERALTEVGNVPQADSQEAWLSRAERLDGEARSHQSRLMHVRWLAAGWRLGEAEAALSTIPPGIEHVDGQEALADAYQASGRVSEAVELYKQVVQDRLRLLGPDHPGSLASCNNLASAYQSVGRLAAAIDLYQQVLDDSMRVLGSDHSNTLTVSNNLASAYHSVGRLDEAVDLYRQVLQDRLRVLGPDHPGTLNARSNLAGAYHSVGRLDEAVDLYRQVLQDRLRVLGPDHPDTLISRNNLAYAYYSVGRLDEAVDLYRQVLQDRLRVLGPDHPHTLASRNNLAYAYESADRVGDAIGLYEEALEAALRVLGPNQSQTLAIRENLATAYRLVGRPEDAENLLAEWPSGG encoded by the coding sequence ATGACAACGATCTCCCGATACACCCCCTCCACCATGCCCGGTGAGCAGCTCGAGCGCCTGTTCGTGGCGCGCGAGCGGATCCTGGACCGGCTCGTGGAGCGCGTGGAGGCGCTGGGAACCACCCCGAGCCCGCATCACACCCTCCTGGTCGGGCCGCGGGGGGCGGGCAAGACCCACCTCATCGCCCTGGTTGCACATCGCGCCCGCCGCCTGATTGCGGGCGGCCAACTAATGCGCATAGCGTGGTTGCCCGAGGACCCGTGGACGATCGTGTCCTACGGGAGACTGCTGGCGGCCATCCTTAACGCGGTAGGAGAGGAGCCCGACTCGCCTCCCAGCGAGGACCAGCTCGATGCGCAACTGCGCGCCTCGCTGCGTACCAACGGCCCGGTACTGCTGCTCATGGAGAACGTGGACCAGATCCTCAATGCGATTGGCGACCTCGGCCAGCAGCGCCTGCGGAATCTCTTCCAGACCGAGCCCGGTATTCTCCTGATCGGTTCCACGACGACGCTGGACCGGGTACTTGCCGATGAGGCCTTCCCCTTCTTCGACTTCTTCGACACGATCCGCCTTGAGCCCTTCTCCGCCCGGGAGGCCCAGGACATGCTGCGGGCTCTCGCCCACGAGGGCGAGGACAGTGCGCTGGAGGAGCGGCTGGAAGACGCCGACGCCGTCGCCCGCATTCACACCATCGCGCACCTGGCGGGCGGCCAACCACGATTGTGGGCGCTGCTCGGCAGCGTGCTGACGGTGGAGCAGGTGGATAACATCACCGATCTTCTGCTCAGTCGCTTCGACGATCTCACCCCCTACTATCAGGAGCGGCTCGCGCGGCTCTCACCGCAGCAGCGGCTCGTCGTCGCCGAACTGGCTGCGGCCGACCGGCCACTGCCGGTCAAGGCGATCGCCGAGCGCGTGGGTGCGGACCAGCGCAGCGTGGCCAAGTCGGTGAACGACCTGGCGGACCAGGGCTGGCTCGCCGCAGTCTCAACCCCGTTCGCCCATCTGCTCGACCGGCGCAGGACCTACTACGAGCTGGCCGAGCCGCTGGCTCGGCTCGCCTTCCAGATCAAGGAGTCCCGTGGTGAGCCGCTTAAGCTCATCATTGAGTTCCTGGTCAACTGGTTCGACGCCGAGGAGCTGCACGCATCGGGAAGGAACGAGTACGCCCGCGCCGCGCTGGAAATGATCGACCAGGATGAGACGCTCAGCCTTGTGCGCGGCCTGACGAGTCTTCCTGCTGTGCGCCGCCCCTCGCTCGCCCTGATGGGCCGGGTTGAGGACGCTCTTGCCGCTCTTGCCGGCGGAGATGCCGAGCCGGTTATGAGCCTGCCGAGCACGCTGCGGCAGGCGATAGAACTGCGTTACGGTGACGATGAAGGCATCACTGGCATGCGCCTGCTGCTGCTTGAACGCGCGCTGACGGAAGTGGGGAATGTGCCGCAGGCGGACTCGCAGGAGGCGTGGCTGTCACGTGCCGAACGGCTCGACGGCGAGGCGCGGTCTCACCAAAGCCGCCTTATGCATGTGCGTTGGCTGGCCGCCGGCTGGCGTCTGGGTGAGGCTGAGGCGGCGCTCTCGACGATTCCGCCGGGGATTGAGCATGTCGATGGTCAAGAGGCGCTCGCTGATGCCTATCAGGCCTCGGGGCGGGTATCGGAGGCCGTCGAGTTGTATAAGCAAGTAGTTCAGGACCGCCTGCGGCTGCTGGGTCCGGACCATCCCGGTAGTCTAGCAAGCTGCAACAACCTTGCCAGTGCTTACCAATCGGTCGGACGGCTCGCTGCGGCTATCGACCTGTATCAGCAGGTCCTGGACGACAGTATGCGGGTCCTCGGGTCAGACCACTCCAACACTCTTACCGTTAGCAATAATCTTGCTAGTGCTTACCATTCGGTTGGGCGGCTTGATGAGGCTGTCGACCTGTACCGGCAGGTTTTGCAGGATCGTTTGCGTGTTCTAGGTCCAGACCATCCCGGCACTCTGAATGCTCGCAGTAACCTTGCTGGTGCTTACCATTCGGTTGGGCGGCTTGATGAGGCTGTCGACCTGTACCGGCAGGTTTTGCAGGATCGTCTGCGCGTCCTGGGGCCCGACCACCCCGACACCTTGATCAGCCGCAACAATCTCGCATACGCCTACTATTCGGTTGGGCGGCTTGATGAGGCTGTCGACCTGTACCGGCAGGTTTTGCAGGATCGTCTGCGCGTCCTCGGCCCGGACCACCCCCACACCCTGGCCAGCCGCAACAATCTCGCCTACGCCTACGAGTCGGCGGATCGGGTGGGGGATGCCATCGGTCTGTACGAGGAGGCACTTGAGGCGGCGCTGCGTGTTCTGGGGCCGAACCAGTCTCAGACCTTGGCAATCCGTGAAAACCTCGCAACCGCATACCGCTTGGTAGGGCGCCCGGAGGATGCTGAGAACCTGCTGGCCGAGTGGCCCTCCGGGGGCTGA
- a CDS encoding glycerophosphodiester phosphodiesterase, giving the protein MPPSRRCAVVAHRGGGGEAPENTWTAVEHVAELGLAWMETDLRATADGVVVLSHDPDLARTAGDPRRIAELTWEELAALDAGDGRPFVRLDEALAAHPQIRFNIDLKDSAVVQPALQVVREADALERVRFASFSARRLAVLRRQEPRATTSLGIGDVAGLMLLSEAAVPVPHTRWSWTRGRVDAVQVPVSFHRVPVVTRRFIAQAHTAGLEVHVWTVDDPGQMRDLAARGVDAVITDRPAMALEVLG; this is encoded by the coding sequence ATGCCACCCTCCCGCCGCTGCGCCGTCGTCGCCCACCGGGGCGGGGGCGGCGAGGCCCCCGAGAACACCTGGACCGCTGTCGAGCACGTGGCCGAGCTCGGCCTGGCATGGATGGAGACCGACCTGCGGGCCACCGCCGACGGCGTCGTCGTCCTGTCCCACGACCCGGACCTGGCACGCACCGCGGGGGATCCTCGCCGAATCGCCGAGCTGACCTGGGAGGAACTGGCGGCGTTGGATGCGGGCGACGGGCGCCCCTTCGTGCGCCTGGACGAGGCCCTCGCGGCCCACCCGCAGATCCGCTTCAACATCGACCTCAAGGACTCCGCGGTGGTGCAGCCGGCACTTCAGGTGGTGCGTGAGGCCGACGCCCTGGAACGGGTTCGCTTCGCCTCCTTCTCCGCTCGCCGCCTGGCGGTGCTGCGCCGCCAGGAGCCGCGGGCCACAACCTCCCTCGGCATCGGTGACGTGGCCGGACTGATGCTCCTGAGCGAGGCGGCCGTGCCGGTTCCGCACACCCGCTGGTCCTGGACCAGGGGGCGGGTCGACGCCGTCCAGGTACCGGTGAGCTTCCACCGCGTGCCCGTGGTGACCCGCCGCTTCATCGCTCAGGCGCACACCGCCGGGCTGGAGGTGCACGTGTGGACCGTGGATGATCCCGGCCAGATGCGTGACTTGGCGGCGCGGGGAGTCGACGCCGTCATCACTGACCGTCCCGCCATGGCGCTTGAGGTGCTCGGCTGA
- a CDS encoding Nramp family divalent metal transporter, whose product MRKHTPRPRPPRHRLLALLGPAFVAAVAYVDPGNVAANITAGARYGYTLVWVLVLANAMAVLIQYQSAKLGIVTGRSLPQVLGDRLGRGTRLAYWAQAELVAAATDLAEVIGGAVALHLLFNIPLLTGGVIIGAVSMLLLALQERRSQRTFEGAVVALLVVVTIGFVGGLFISPPDWGETFAGLIPRLRGSGSLLVAASMLGATVMPHAIYLHSSLVRDHHEEIGEGHAARQADRATATTPDDAAASPGAVPAPADDAVPSGQERTGRLIRATRVDVIWALALAGAVNIALLLLAASALSGVGGTDTIEGAHGAITASLGPVVGAVFAIGLLASGLASTSVGAYAGSEIMAGLLHIRVPLLARRAVTLVPALIIIAVGAEPTWALVLSQVVLSFGIPLAIMPLMRATGSEQVMGRWRDGVVLRWTSRAAAALIIVLNVALVVLTLTGNG is encoded by the coding sequence GTGCGTAAGCACACGCCCCGGCCGCGCCCGCCCCGACACCGGCTGCTGGCGCTGCTCGGCCCGGCCTTCGTAGCCGCGGTCGCCTACGTGGATCCGGGCAACGTGGCCGCGAACATCACCGCCGGCGCCCGCTACGGCTACACGCTGGTGTGGGTACTGGTGCTGGCAAACGCCATGGCGGTACTCATCCAATACCAGAGCGCCAAGCTCGGCATCGTCACCGGCCGCTCACTGCCGCAGGTGCTGGGCGATCGGCTCGGCCGCGGCACCCGCCTGGCCTACTGGGCGCAGGCCGAACTGGTCGCCGCCGCCACCGACCTGGCCGAGGTGATCGGCGGCGCCGTCGCCCTGCACCTACTGTTCAACATCCCGCTGCTGACCGGCGGCGTGATCATCGGCGCGGTATCCATGCTGTTGCTGGCGCTGCAGGAGCGCCGCAGCCAGCGCACCTTCGAGGGTGCGGTGGTCGCGCTCCTGGTGGTGGTGACGATCGGCTTCGTGGGCGGGCTGTTCATCTCCCCGCCGGACTGGGGCGAGACCTTCGCCGGGCTCATCCCCCGCCTGCGGGGCTCGGGCAGTTTGCTGGTGGCCGCCTCCATGCTCGGCGCCACCGTCATGCCGCACGCCATTTACCTGCATTCCTCCCTGGTGCGCGACCACCACGAGGAGATCGGCGAGGGGCACGCCGCGCGTCAGGCCGATCGCGCCACCGCAACGACTCCCGACGACGCAGCCGCCTCTCCCGGCGCCGTCCCGGCTCCCGCCGACGATGCCGTCCCCTCCGGCCAGGAGCGCACCGGCCGGCTCATCCGGGCCACCCGCGTGGACGTGATCTGGGCGCTGGCGCTGGCGGGCGCCGTCAATATCGCGCTGCTGCTGCTGGCGGCCTCGGCCCTGTCCGGCGTCGGCGGCACCGACACCATCGAGGGGGCGCACGGCGCCATCACGGCATCGCTGGGGCCCGTCGTCGGCGCCGTGTTCGCGATCGGACTGCTGGCCTCCGGGTTGGCCTCGACCTCGGTGGGGGCCTACGCCGGCAGCGAGATCATGGCCGGGCTGCTGCACATCCGCGTCCCCCTGCTGGCCCGACGCGCGGTCACGCTCGTGCCGGCGCTGATCATCATCGCCGTGGGGGCCGAACCCACCTGGGCGCTTGTGCTCAGTCAGGTGGTGCTGTCCTTCGGAATCCCGCTGGCGATCATGCCCCTCATGCGCGCCACGGGCTCGGAGCAGGTCATGGGCCGGTGGCGTGACGGCGTGGTCCTGCGCTGGACCTCCCGTGCGGCGGCGGCGCTGATCATCGTGCTCAACGTGGCGCTGGTGGTGCTCACCCTGACCGGAAACGGGTGA
- a CDS encoding carboxylesterase/lipase family protein — protein MTAPSFPPPASTQHVASTPIAVPTGQTGPRVETTAGPVRGVWREIVSAPDRVGPAARYERSAAFYGIPYAEAPVGERRLMAPMRREPWSGERAAVLPAATPQRGSIFPDPAIPEPSVPGDDFLTLNVFTPTPGDEEARLPVLVWIHGGAWTSGSHNSPWYDGAAFNRDGVVTVSVAYRLGFDGYGFVPDSDAPYNRAVLDQVMALEWVRDNIARFGGDPGRVTIGGQSAGGGNCLVLLSVPRARGLFRGVISESGAVTDLPPTRNADNATRMAAALGVEPALAGFRSRSYEEIFAAQNALDAVEARADDGGAGAAGPDPVGAVAGVLAGIGEPDTGIPFSPTVDGEIITAPIRQAMRRGDGARIPILAGSTTHDFAFAGMAYTEAMAGRDPREVLVGGGMSEAMADRLLAAHPEHADAPHMVIGNLISDGTFHIPLAGWFLARAEHAEAVGDGGSSGTGSHKAVGEAASPAGSYAYEFSYCCGPTGLATHCMEIPFAFDCLSEPYCEHTLGAAPPQALADAMHSAWVRFIEHGEPGWEPWTERAVGRRFGDNRSGELTVAEDRVVFDTDRDLAAGVR, from the coding sequence ATGACCGCCCCCAGCTTCCCGCCGCCCGCATCCACCCAGCATGTCGCCTCCACGCCGATCGCCGTCCCCACCGGGCAGACCGGGCCCCGCGTGGAAACCACGGCGGGGCCGGTGCGCGGGGTGTGGCGCGAGATCGTGTCCGCTCCGGATCGGGTGGGCCCGGCCGCACGCTACGAGCGCTCCGCGGCCTTCTACGGCATCCCGTACGCCGAGGCGCCGGTGGGGGAGCGGCGCCTCATGGCCCCCATGCGGCGTGAGCCCTGGAGCGGCGAGCGCGCCGCCGTCCTGCCAGCCGCCACGCCACAGCGCGGTTCGATCTTTCCCGACCCGGCCATCCCGGAGCCGAGCGTGCCCGGGGACGACTTCCTCACCCTGAACGTCTTCACGCCCACACCCGGGGATGAGGAGGCGCGCCTGCCGGTGCTGGTGTGGATCCACGGCGGCGCCTGGACCTCCGGCTCCCACAACTCGCCCTGGTACGACGGCGCCGCCTTCAACCGCGACGGCGTCGTCACCGTGTCGGTCGCCTACCGGCTCGGATTCGACGGCTACGGGTTCGTTCCCGACTCCGACGCCCCCTACAACCGGGCCGTCCTGGACCAGGTGATGGCCCTGGAGTGGGTGCGCGACAACATCGCCCGCTTCGGTGGCGACCCGGGCCGGGTGACGATCGGCGGGCAGAGCGCCGGGGGCGGCAACTGCCTGGTGCTCCTGTCCGTGCCCCGCGCCCGGGGCCTGTTCCGCGGCGTGATCTCCGAGTCCGGCGCCGTGACGGACCTGCCGCCCACGCGCAACGCGGACAATGCCACCCGCATGGCCGCGGCCCTCGGTGTGGAGCCGGCACTCGCCGGGTTCCGTTCGCGCAGCTATGAGGAGATCTTCGCCGCGCAGAATGCCCTGGACGCCGTCGAGGCACGCGCCGACGACGGCGGGGCCGGCGCTGCCGGTCCGGATCCGGTCGGGGCAGTCGCCGGGGTGCTGGCCGGTATTGGCGAGCCGGATACCGGCATCCCCTTCAGCCCTACCGTCGACGGCGAGATCATCACCGCCCCCATCCGGCAGGCCATGAGACGGGGCGACGGGGCACGGATCCCGATCCTCGCGGGCTCAACCACACACGACTTCGCCTTCGCCGGCATGGCCTACACCGAGGCGATGGCGGGACGCGACCCGCGCGAGGTGCTGGTGGGCGGCGGCATGAGCGAGGCCATGGCCGACCGGCTGCTCGCCGCGCACCCCGAGCACGCCGACGCCCCGCACATGGTGATTGGCAACCTCATCTCGGACGGCACCTTCCACATCCCGCTCGCCGGGTGGTTCCTGGCGCGCGCCGAGCACGCCGAGGCGGTGGGCGACGGCGGCTCCTCCGGAACGGGGAGCCACAAGGCCGTGGGCGAGGCCGCCTCCCCGGCCGGCAGCTACGCCTACGAGTTCAGTTACTGCTGCGGGCCGACCGGGCTGGCTACCCACTGCATGGAGATTCCCTTCGCCTTCGACTGCCTGAGCGAACCCTACTGCGAGCACACGCTCGGCGCCGCGCCGCCGCAGGCGCTCGCGGACGCCATGCACTCGGCCTGGGTGCGGTTCATCGAGCACGGCGAGCCCGGCTGGGAGCCGTGGACCGAGCGGGCCGTTGGACGTCGCTTCGGCGACAACCGCTCCGGGGAGCTGACCGTGGCCGAGGACCGCGTCGTCTTCGACACCGACCGGGATCTCGCCGCCGGGGTGCGTTGA